From the Montipora capricornis isolate CH-2021 chromosome 2, ASM3666992v2, whole genome shotgun sequence genome, one window contains:
- the LOC138037434 gene encoding uncharacterized protein, with translation MPNVSVASLKRENDSLKDEIAALKQNLEELQQSIKRQDPQASKNGGEQASSNGGEQPTRLITDAETLSTLEFYGKSYDELRTESANSLKQLWSRLNLLSSRVEQIGDSVEQLLRYSFQYNIKIIGLPESEMQESASKTVSLCINLFKAAGNEISNQDIDIAHRIPTRTASSGPRPIVCKFTRRIAKEQVMNSRKEASKVSATSIGLPSSHSLENVRLFDHLTPLLQQLLADSKKFQKRNGFKFCWAKNFVIYLRRTDDSRPIQIKCHNDLVNFANQEGLPMSS, from the coding sequence ATGCCTAATGTGTCAGTAGCCtctttaaaaagggaaaatgacAGTCTCAAGGATGAAATTGCCGCCCTTAAGCAAAATTTGGAAGAGCTGCAGCAGTCTATCAAACGACAAGATCCACAAGCTTCCAAAAATGGCGGCGAACAAGCCTCTAGCAATGGCGGCGAACAACCTACTCGTTTGATTACGGACGCTGAGACCCTAAGCACCCTGGAATTTTATGGGAAATCATACGACGAGTTACGAACAGAATCTGCGAATAGCCTTAAACAACTCTGGTCACGCCTAAATTTGCTGTCATCCAGAGTCGAACAGATCGGAGATTCAGTCGAACAACTCCTGAGGTATAGTTTCCAGTACAACATTAAAATTATTGGCCTTCCCGAAAGCGAAATGCAAGAATCGGCCTCTAAAACTGTCTCTCTGTGTATCAATCTCTTCAAAGCTGCTGGAAACGAAATTTCAAATCAAGACATTGATATCGCCCACCGTATTCCTACAAGAACTGCCAGTTCTGGTCCTCGACCAATTGTCTGCAAATTCACAAGAAGAATTGCGAAAGAGCAAGTAATGAATTCACGAAAAGAAGCCTCTAAAGTGTCGGCCACTTCGATCGGACTACCGTCCAGTCATTCTTTGGAAAACGTCAGATTATTTGATCACCTTACTCCCTTGCTTCAACAACTCTTGGCGgattcaaagaaatttcagaaAAGAAATGGCTTCAAGTTCTGCTGGGCCAAGAACTTTGTCATTTATCTTCGACGAACGGATGATTCTCGCCCGATTCAAATCAAGTGCCACAACGATCTAGTGAACTTTGCAAATCAGGAGGGTTTACCCATGAGTTCCTAA